A genomic region of Gemmata massiliana contains the following coding sequences:
- a CDS encoding PQQ-binding-like beta-propeller repeat protein → MTESALLSPDPAPAPSRWRRALVVATILGAGAYGFGWLAGRDDSGTIPSQAMMMSVMLGPILALLGFALWWVLRGDGRFSRRVLGVVTVGAGVGVTVLVAHSTMRPFTAIWGVPLTAAITGLALAAVPVVRSWPTAGLIALTALSPWLVLRLDGVSGKFDMHTSYRWVPSVTERAAEQLASRATVVPTGPIAELIPESPLDWPGFRGAHRDGVVAAVAAHGWNGSAPRERWRKEPVGPAWSSFSAAGAFIYTQEQRGDSESVVCYRADTGDEVWARGEPGKHSDGPSGIGPRATPTCANGRVFAATASGTIMCLRATDGEPVWTVSLAERFGVTKPTFGYSASPLVTGNRVFINPSSKTGPRLVALDAATGTTQWEVEARGTEGYSSPHPATIAGVSQVLIFNGAGLFGHDPETGRELWKYDWVTAQNEPTTVQPLVLTDGRIVIGGGNVGIGTRCVKVENSGSNWSASEVWKTSRFTPKFNDMVCVGEYLYGLDSALVCLKLADGSRVWKEGEYGAGQVLLVGGNLLVVSEKGQLACVAAKPDEFEELWKINAVNGKTWNHPIIARGRLYLRNATVMVAFDLPGWSASP, encoded by the coding sequence ATGACCGAATCAGCCCTCCTGTCGCCCGATCCCGCACCAGCACCATCGAGATGGCGGCGGGCACTAGTGGTAGCGACCATCCTCGGTGCGGGCGCATATGGGTTCGGGTGGCTCGCGGGGCGGGACGATTCTGGCACCATCCCGTCGCAAGCGATGATGATGTCGGTCATGCTCGGGCCGATCCTGGCTCTCCTGGGATTCGCGCTGTGGTGGGTGCTGCGCGGCGACGGTCGATTTAGCCGCCGCGTCCTCGGCGTGGTGACGGTGGGCGCGGGTGTGGGAGTCACCGTTCTCGTTGCACACTCGACAATGCGCCCATTCACAGCCATTTGGGGCGTTCCGTTAACCGCCGCGATTACGGGGCTGGCGCTCGCGGCAGTGCCCGTCGTTCGCTCGTGGCCGACGGCCGGATTGATCGCTCTGACCGCCTTGTCGCCGTGGTTAGTGCTCCGACTCGATGGAGTGTCGGGGAAGTTCGACATGCATACCTCCTACCGGTGGGTGCCATCGGTTACCGAGCGCGCGGCCGAACAACTGGCGAGCCGCGCCACGGTGGTCCCGACCGGTCCGATCGCGGAGCTGATCCCCGAATCACCGCTCGACTGGCCCGGGTTCCGCGGCGCGCACCGCGACGGGGTGGTAGCAGCGGTTGCGGCGCACGGGTGGAACGGGTCCGCACCGCGCGAGCGCTGGCGGAAGGAACCCGTGGGTCCGGCCTGGTCGTCGTTCAGCGCGGCCGGGGCGTTCATTTACACACAGGAACAACGGGGCGATTCCGAATCCGTTGTGTGTTACCGGGCCGATACCGGCGACGAGGTCTGGGCTCGTGGGGAACCGGGCAAGCACTCCGACGGACCGAGCGGGATCGGTCCGCGGGCCACGCCGACGTGCGCGAACGGGCGCGTGTTCGCGGCTACCGCGAGCGGCACGATCATGTGCCTCCGCGCAACCGACGGTGAACCGGTCTGGACCGTGAGTCTAGCCGAGCGATTCGGGGTCACGAAGCCAACGTTCGGGTACTCGGCCTCGCCGCTCGTTACCGGCAACCGGGTCTTCATTAACCCGTCGTCCAAAACCGGTCCGCGCCTCGTCGCCCTTGATGCCGCAACTGGTACAACGCAATGGGAAGTGGAAGCCCGGGGAACGGAGGGGTACTCGTCCCCACACCCGGCAACGATCGCGGGCGTGTCTCAAGTGCTCATCTTCAACGGCGCCGGGCTGTTCGGCCACGACCCAGAAACCGGCCGAGAACTGTGGAAATACGACTGGGTGACGGCCCAAAACGAGCCGACCACGGTCCAGCCTCTCGTGCTTACGGACGGGCGAATCGTGATCGGTGGCGGGAACGTCGGGATCGGTACGCGGTGTGTGAAAGTGGAGAACAGTGGGTCGAATTGGTCCGCGTCGGAGGTGTGGAAAACGTCCAGGTTCACGCCGAAATTCAACGACATGGTTTGCGTGGGCGAGTATTTGTACGGCCTCGACAGCGCGCTCGTGTGCCTCAAACTGGCGGACGGGTCGCGTGTGTGGAAAGAGGGTGAGTACGGGGCCGGGCAAGTGCTCCTGGTCGGGGGCAACCTGCTCGTGGTGTCCGAAAAGGGGCAACTGGCGTGTGTCGCGGCCAAACCGGATGAGTTCGAGGAGTTGTGGAAGATCAACGCGGTGAATGGAAAGACCTGGAACCACCCGATCATCGCCCGCGGGCGCTTGTACCTGCGCAACGCGACAGTGATGGTCGCGTTCGACCTGCCCGGGTGGTCCGCGAGTCCGTGA
- a CDS encoding MarR family winged helix-turn-helix transcriptional regulator, with translation MSSETAPSPDGALRLARAFANFGPAYFKWVQSQFAACGVSFARMRLLAVLHKLGPQIMSSLSDELGVTARNVTALVDALEGDGLVRRVPHATDRRATVVELTAAGARHGCMMADGSHLEMIAALFRDLTEEEQGQMLGIVTKLQGLLAQRGFTGGPPGAPATDSGSE, from the coding sequence ATGTCAAGTGAGACTGCGCCGTCCCCCGATGGCGCGCTGCGACTGGCTCGTGCGTTTGCTAACTTCGGCCCCGCGTACTTCAAGTGGGTCCAGAGTCAATTCGCTGCGTGTGGCGTCAGCTTTGCGCGCATGCGCTTGCTCGCGGTGCTCCACAAGTTGGGGCCGCAAATCATGAGCAGTCTGAGTGATGAACTCGGGGTCACGGCGCGCAATGTGACAGCGCTGGTGGACGCGCTGGAAGGAGACGGATTAGTCCGTCGGGTGCCGCACGCGACCGACCGGCGCGCGACCGTGGTCGAACTGACGGCCGCCGGTGCCCGGCACGGGTGCATGATGGCGGACGGTTCGCACCTGGAGATGATCGCGGCCCTGTTCCGCGACTTGACGGAAGAAGAACAAGGTCAAATGCTTGGCATCGTCACGAAGCTTCAGGGCTTACTCGCCCAACGCGGTTTCACGGGCGGTCCCCCGGGAGCACCCGCGACAGACAGCGGAAGTGAGTAA